The Armatimonadota bacterium genome contains the following window.
GTCAACACCTTCTCGCGGCTCCTCACTCATTGTTGCGGTGCCGAGGACAATACTGTCTCCCTGCTTTACCAGAACAGACCCGCTAGCTTGCCTCGCGATATCCCCTGTTTCGATGGAGAGGATACTGCCACCTACCTCAAGCTCTACTTTTTCTGACATTATTGTCTATTTGTCTCCTATCTCCTCAAGCCGAGACGTGCCACGATTGAGCGGTACCTCTCGATGTCTTTCTTGCTGAGGTAATTCAGTAACCTTCGCCGCTGTCCAACCATCATAAGCAAACCGCGCCGCGAATGATGATCTTTTTTGTGCTGCTTGAGATGTTCGGTTAATTGATTGATGCGCGCCGAAAGTAAGGCAATTTGGACCTCTGCAGACCCAGTGTCACTTTCATGGATGCGGAACTGGTCTATGATGGCTGTCTTTTCTTCCTTTTGCAAAACCATCTGTTCTCTATCCCTTCTTTGGAATCTTAGATTAACCGCGGGCGACTCTCAGCAAGAATCGGGGAGACAATAGACTGGAGACTGTAGACAGAAAACCCCGTTAATCGTGCAAAACGATCTGTCTACAGACTTGTGTCTACAGTCTCGCCGATTCGACGATAAAGTGCCCGCGTTGTTTTATGAACTGCGTTATACTCTACCATAATTGGCAATCTGTGTCAAATACCATGTTACAGAAAGAGCCTTCTGTCGCCTGAACTTGCACCACATCGGCTTCAATTTGCTTAATCAAATCTTCTTTTACTGCAAACTGTATCTCGCTTCGCAACCTTTGATGAAACGCGACGTCGAGTTTTTCACCGTATATGTTTCCTGAGAAATCCAGAATGTAAACCTCCACAGTAAGGCTACGACCGCCTACTGTAGGCCTTGTCCCTATGTTGACCGCGGCGGAATATCGGGTCTGCCCAACCCTGACCGATGCTGCATAAACGCCTTTTGCCGGCAGGATTTGTTTTTCAGCTGGTTGAAGATTTGCCGTTGGAAAACCAAGCTTTTCGCCGATGCCATCGCCGTGAACAACGGTCCCCCTT
Protein-coding sequences here:
- the rpsO gene encoding 30S ribosomal protein S15 — encoded protein: MVLQKEEKTAIIDQFRIHESDTGSAEVQIALLSARINQLTEHLKQHKKDHHSRRGLLMMVGQRRRLLNYLSKKDIERYRSIVARLGLRR